Proteins encoded together in one Lathyrus oleraceus cultivar Zhongwan6 chromosome 5, CAAS_Psat_ZW6_1.0, whole genome shotgun sequence window:
- the LOC127078448 gene encoding GDSL esterase/lipase At2g03980, translating to MNTKYLKFCYVLITWLLPLAIANSYHLKQIPAIYVFGDSLVDSGNNNYLPIKSNAKFLPYGIDFGAKPTGRYSNGKTLVDYLAIHLGLPLVPPYLGLLKTQKNKITTGINFASAGSGILPETNNNTLTLDKQIKLLRKVIKNNLPNIFDEKEKLEKHLSESLFVVSTGVNDHFHNGFFGGSSKFASYLLKQFSIRLQKIYSLGGRRFFINNIAPAGCFPSIVARSRPRGECNEKMNKAISSYNKLLPNALGKLQAKLGGFTFIHSNLYGSLMDLKENGYKYGILETWKPCCPSNVYGDIRCHAYNVTCPNRNTYVFFDDHPSQISNQIYATHCFKEKTICKSSPSEFL from the exons ATGAATACCAAGTATCTCAAGTTTTGTTATGTGTTAATAACTTGGCTGTTACCCTTAGCAATAGCAAACTCATATCACCTTAAACAGATTCCAGCTATATATGTTTTTGGTGATTCTCTTGTTGACAGTGGTAACAACAATTATCTTCCAATAAAATCAAATGCAAAATTTCTTCCTTATGGTATAGATTTTGGTGCTAAACCTACCGGTCGATATAGTAATGGAAAAACTTTGGTTGATTACTTAG CTATACACCTAGGGCTACCATTGGTTCCACCCTATTTGGGACTTTTAAAGACTCAAAAAAACAAGATCACTACAGGCATAAATTTTGCATCGGCTGGTTCTGGTATTCTTCCCGAAACCAACAAT AATACTTTGACTCTAGACAAACAGATAAAGTTATTGAGAAAGGTTATAAAGAATAATTTGCCAAATATTTTtgatgaaaaagaaaaattaGAGAAACATCTATCTGAATCCTTGTTTGTTGTCTCTACTGGTGTGAATGATCACTTCCATAATGGATTCTTTGGTGGCTCTAGTAAATTTGCCTCCTATCTGCTAAAACAATTTTCGATACGCTTGCAGAAAATTTACAGCCTAGGAGGTAGAAgattttttattaataatattgCTCCGGCAGGGTGCTTTCCGTCAATTGTTGCAAGATCAAGACCAAGAGGAGAATGTAATGAGAAAATGAACAAGGCAATATCCTCTTACAATAAGCTTTTGCCTAACGCCCTTGGAAAATTACAGGCTAAACTTGGTGGTTTCACCTTTATTCATTCGAATCTCTATGGATCCCTTATGGATTTAAAAGAAAATGGATACAAATATG GGATATTAGAAACATGGAAACCTTGCTGTCCAAGTAATGTTTATGGTGATATCAGATGCCATGCTTATAATGTTACGTGTCCAAACAGAAACACTTATGTGTTCTTTGATGACCATCCGTCTCAAATTTCGAATCAGATATACGCAACGCATTGCTTCAAAGAAAAGACAATATGCAAATCATCTCCCTCTGAATTTCTATAA